The nucleotide window CTTATCCAGTCCTACCTGTAAGTCCTGGACTTTTTCCTGCAGCCGATTTATCGCTTCATTAACTTCCCCCAAATCATGAAACCGTTCGAGGACAGCCGCAAGATCAAGGCTTTCTCCCGTTTCCAGCAGGCGTCTGATGCGACCTTCCAGGCGCCTTATTTCACCATGGTTGTGCCATAGCCACAGGATAATTATGAACTGCAGGACTATCAGACCAACAAGAAGCGGACCCGCATAAGGCATCAGGCTTAAGGTCAAAGAATTCAACGTGCGTTCCTCCCCCTAAAAGTACAACAAATGATTAATTTCAACGCGAATCGGCAATTTCCTGCGCCCTTTACGTCCTGATTGTTGTTAGGAAAAAATTTTTATCATATGGAATACTTTTGCGGGGAGGATTTGTCGGGGCCATGGCGAATGCAGATCATTTAAACAAAATTTCTGCCGGAGTGGTGAAGGTCATGTTATCTCCTTTGTTACAAGAAAAACTGGACAACCTGTTAAAAAAAATCGAGGAAATGGAAGGCGTCCTTATCGCCTTTTCCGGAGGGGTGGACAGCACCCTCCTTCTTAAGGCGGCCACTATGACTTCGACCCGGGTCATGGCGGTAACTGCATCTTCGCCAACCTATCCGGAGGCCGAAATAGCCGCGGCGGTGCAA belongs to Moorella humiferrea and includes:
- a CDS encoding DUF4446 family protein — encoded protein: MNSLTLSLMPYAGPLLVGLIVLQFIIILWLWHNHGEIRRLEGRIRRLLETGESLDLAAVLERFHDLGEVNEAINRLQEKVQDLQVGLDKSFSRIGLVRFNAFPDTGSDLSFALAILNREGHGFILSSLYARDETRVFIKPIHNGRSNYRLSEEEEKALAMAMGLINPDKVAV